The following DNA comes from Acidicapsa ligni.
AAGAGAGTGTAGAGCTTATTCCTGCGCAGCACGAACCAGCCTAGCCAGTCTGTTCCACCCACTCTGCACAAAATTATCCGGAACAAGCCCACAATAGAAGATCGAGCCAGACAAAACCGCACACCGCATCGACAAATTCAGCCAGCCAGCACAAAAAATCTACATAGCCCCCGGGGGTGGAGTATATTCCCCGTATCTTCGCCTATCGCAAATCGATCTTTCAACCCCACACTCCATTCGCAGGAACCTTTTCCGAAAATTCCTCGTAACTCCTAGCGGCCTTGGTTCAAGAACTCCATCTTCGCGCGTCGCCGTTCGCCCGATGCCGCTACACTTAGAAAACGCATGATGAGCGTCGGGAAATTGTCGGTGACAGTACCGGTCTGGCTGATGCTCGCCTGCCTTCTGACTTCCCATGCCTTTGCCCAGTCATCCTCAGCCAAAACAACTGTCCTGACCGATTCCAATCAGAACTCAATCACCGTCAGCACTCGCGAGCAGATGACCGTTCCAGCCGCGATCCACGGCGCCATCAAGCTCGACGGTCCCTGGCGTTTTCACACCGGCGACGACCCCGGCTGGGCAGATCCCTCCTTCGACGACTCCAGTTGGGAAAAGATCAATCTCACTTCATCGCTCGCCGAGCAGGGAATCGACAGCTACTACGGCTACGGCTGGTATCGCCTGCGCATTCGCCCCGTGCCCATACCCGACTCCGGCCAGATCGCACTGTCTCTACTCGTCATGCCCTTCGGAGTAGGCCAGTCAGAGGTATTCATCAACAACGTGCACCAGGCATCCACACGAGGCATGTCTGAGAGTCCGAAAATGTATCTTTCCCCGCCCTACGGAGTGCAACTCACCCAGGTCGCACCCGACGGCACCATCGTCATCGCCATCCGCACCTGGGCCAGCGTGCCCGTTACGCATGGCCTGCTGGATCGCGTCGAGATCGGCGATACCCAAAGCATCGTCGAAGAAATCACCTCCGAGCGAGCCCACGAATGGGATCAGCATGTGCTCGCGGCGGTTCTCGTCAGCTTCCTCTTTCTCTGCGTGGCAGCACTCGGAGCAACCCTCTATCTTGCGCAACGCAATCATTCCGAATATCTCTGGCTCTCTCTTCTCTGTCTTTCCGTCGCCATCATGGGCGCGATTGACTTCCTCTATGCCGCAGCCTTCGTGAGCCTGCCGGCCTTCAATATTCTCGACCTGTGGGCGGGCCGCATCTTCATGGCCGTCACATTGGAGTTCGTCCTCCGTTTCACCGCCAGCGAATACCGCAGGCTCGTTCGCGGAGTGCAGATCGCAGTGCTCTTACTGCCTTTCATCGCGTGGATTCCCGTACCTTTGGTCTACACCTATCTTTCATTCGCCGCACGGTTTGTCTTCTGCGCACTGGTCGTTGCTCTGCTCTTCCGCGCCTGGCGTCGAGGGCGTCTTGAGGCCGGAGTCATGCTCCTCCCATTCATCCTCGCAGCCACTGCGGATTCAACCGATACCGTGCTCGACTACGCAGCCTCGCAGCACTGGCTCTCGGAACGTTTCGCCTCGCACCGCTTTCATTTCGGCCCTATCGAATTCAGCACCAGCACTGTGGCTTACCTGGTTTTCCTCGGCAGCCTCATCGCCGTCATCCTCTATCGCTTTGTCCACGTCAGTCAGGAAGAGCAACGCACCGCTGCCGAAATAGAAGCAGCGCGCAGCGTACAGGCCCTTCTGATTCCGACTCGTCTCCCGTCCAGCAAAAGCTTCTCCCTCGACAGCGCCTATCTGCCTATCAACGGAGTCGGCGGCGACTTCTTCCAGGTCTTGCCCCTGCAGGATGACTCCATACTGCTCGTGGTCGGCGATGTCAGCGGCAAAGGTCTGCAGGCCGCGATGAGCGCCAGCAGCCTCGTCGGTGCCCTGCGTAACGAACTCGCGCACGACCCCGCAGTCGTTCTCTCCCATCTCAATCAGGTCATGCTCGGCAATCCCACCGTAGAGAGCGCCAACTCCGTCGCCAGCTTCGCCACCTGCCTCTGTGCTCGCGTCTATCCCTCCGGCAAAATGGTGATCGCCAACGCCGGTCATCTCAGCCCCTACCGCGATGGCCGCGAAATGGAACTGGCTCCCGACCTGCCGCTAGGCGTCATTGCCAATATCACTTACGAAGAAGCAACCTTCCAGCTCAAGCCCGGCGACCGCCTCATCTTCCTCTCCGACGGAGTGGTCGAAGCCACCAATCCCCAAGGCGAACTCTTCGGCTTCGAACGCACCCAGCAGGTCAGCCACGAAGCCGCCCGTTATATAGCGCAGATAGCCCAGCGCTTTGGCCAGACCGACGACATCACAGTGGTCTCTCTCTACTTCGTCCCCAACGCCGCCCACCGCGTAGAGCACGAGGCGGTAGCCGTTCATTAATCGCTGTCTACTAAGCAGATCGCTACTTCAATACGATTAAGCCTGCCGCACCAGCTTCAGCCGGATGGAAGTGATTCCATATCGCGTCAGCCGTCTTGCGCGGCACCACCGCAGCCAGGGACTCGGCAGTAGCCTGCTGCACATCGCGCAGGCTTCCAAAGTGCGTCAACAGCCGCTGCCGCATAAGCTGCCCCACACCCGGAATCGCCAACAGCTCCGAATCGCGATCCCGCATCTCGCGCCGCTTGCGATGATACCCAATCGCAAATCTGTGGCTCTCATCGCGAATCAGTTGCACCAGGTGCAGCACCGGTGACCGCCGATCCAGCACCACTGGATCATCCTCATTGCCGTACACGTAGATAACTTCTTCACGCTTGGCAATCGAAGCCAGCGGCTGAGTCGTATAACCCAGCTCTTCCAAAGCATCGCCCGCCGAATGCAACTGTCCCAGCCCGCCATCAATCAGGATCAGCGAAGGCATCGGCTTGCCTTCTTCCTTCAATCGCTTGTAGCGTCGGTGAACGACCTCGCGCATCGAAGCAAAGTCATCCACACCCGAAACCGTCTTGATCTGGAACTTGCGATAGTCCGACTTCTTCATCGCGCCATCTTCCCAGACCACCAGCGAAGCCACTGTTTCCGCACCCTGAATATGCGAAATATCAAAGCACTCAATCCGCTTCGGCAACTCCGGCAGCATCAGCGCATCCGCCAGCGCCTCCTGAATTACCTTGCGCGATGGTTCCAGCACACGAAAGCGCTGGGTATACGACTGCTTCGCATTCTGCCCCGCCAGATCGATCAGCGAACGCTTATCCCCTCGCTGCGGCACGGCCAGCTCAATGCGATGTCCCGTGCGCTCTGTCAGCAACGTACACAGCGATTCACGGTCGTCAAAATCAACCGGCACCAGGATCGAACGCGGCACATAACTCTGATCGATATAAAGCTGCTTCAGTAGAGCAGAGAAGAATTGCCCGGCATGAAATACCGGCGCCTCAACCTCAGCCGCGTCTTCCTGTATCTTCTCCGGAGAAACATCGTCTCCAGCGCTTTCTTCTACCACAGCGCTGGTAAGAAACTCCGGTAATTCCTCCCAGAAAAACTCGCGCCGGTCGACAATCTTTCCCGATCGAATATGGAACAGATTCGCCGCAATGCATCCATTCTCGAAGTGATAACCAAACACATCCGCATCATCGGAATCCGTAGTAGCAATGCGCTGCTTCTCCTCCAGTTGATGCACCGTCGAGATCAAATCCCGATATCTCGCTGCCCGCTCAAACTGCTCGGCCTCAGCCGCCGCCATCATGCGCCCAGTCAACGAACGCTCCAGCTCCGCGCTCTTGCCCTCAAGAAAAAGCTGCGTGTCCTTCACCGCGCCAGCGTATGTCTCCGGAGTCGTAAAATCCTGCACACACGGCCCCAGGCAGCGATGAATGTAGTACTGCAAACACGCCCGCGGATGATACCGCGACAGATCTACCTTGCAGCTCGGAATCAGAAAGCTGCGATGGATCAGATCCACCACGCGATACGCCAGGTTCCCCGGAAAATACGGCCCGTAATACGCTGATCCATCCTTGCGCAGCCGACGTGTAACAAACACCTTCGGATACCGATCGCCCAGCGTCAGCTTCACATACGGATACGTCTTATCATCCCGCAGCAGGATGTTGAATCGAGGCTTGCGCTGCTTGATCAGGTTGTTCTCAAGCGCCAGCGCCTCCATCTCGTTCGCCACCAGGATGTAGTCGAGATCGACAGCCTCGCGCATCAGCCTGCCGGTTTTTGCATTCGCCTGATTAGTTGCCAGCAGGTAGCTCTTCACCCGCGAACGCAGGTTCCGCGCCTTGCCTACATAGATCACCTCACCTGCGGCGTTCTTGTACAGATACACCCCAGGCTGCGTAGGTAAAGTCCGAATTTTCTCGTAAAAGTCCATGTAAAATCTGGCCGACCCCTGTCCCGCCGGAAAAGTTCCAATCTCTAGTTTAGCGATCAAACAGGCCACGCGTGCCGAACTGATCCTGAGTGTTCTAAGTATCAATTTTTCAGAGCAATAAAAATGCAGATTGCAGAAAATTACCCCAGCCCAGCCCACAATAAATCAGAGCAGCCCCACCCTCCACCCTTGCAGTCGCGTGCTTTTGCCTTTGCCGTTGCAGTCGCCCTTGCCTTTCTGGCTGTCATTCCCGCAGGGAATCTGCTGTTAGCCGTTGCAGTTGCTTTTGCAGTCAGCCGTTGCCCTTGCCGTTCTGGCTGTCATTCCCGCAGGGAATCTGCTGTTCCCCACCCATCCATAAATCTACATAGCCCCCCTCCCCCCAAAAACCAACCCAAGAAACACATCATTCACACCCGCGTAACCCTTACCCAAACAGAGTAAAATTTACGCACTTCCTCTCAGCCCAAAGTTTCGCGCAGAACTTATAAGTTTCATTAAATCAGCGATATATGAATTTTCTAAACTTTGGCGAGCCACGTGCCATATCTAACAGCGAAGGTAAACCCAATAGCTCTGCCAATTGGTCATTCCACACTTGTGCAGGGGAGGACAAGACAAATGACAATGCAAAAAATGAGTGTTTCACTTTCTGTTTCAGTGATGGCAATTGCTCTTGCAGGCGTCACCGGTTGCGCCACCAAGAATTACGTGAAGAATCAGACCGCTCCGATCATCGATCAGACCAATCAGCTCAACGATAAGACCGCGCAAAACAACCGCGATATCAAGAGCACAGACGAACGCGCCACCGCTGGCATCGCCAAGGCACAAGGCGCAGCAGATTCCGCCACGCAAAATGCCCAGGGAGCCCAGAAATCCGCAGGGGATGCCGAGAATGCTGCCAACGATGCCGTTCATCGTGCAGACTCCCTCGCCAGCGTTGTAGCCGGTCTGGACAACTATCAGGCCATCGGCAATGTTTCCGTGACCTTCGGCTTCGATAAGGCCGCACTCACCAAGGACGACAAAGCCCAGCTCGATACCTTCGCCGCGACCCTCGCAACCGCCAAGAGCTACATCGTAGAAGTCACGGGCGGCACCGACTCCACCGGCAACGCCGACTACAACTACGCGCTCAGCCAACGTCGCGCGGACGCAGTTGTCCAGTACATCGCGTCGAAGTATTCGATCCCTGCCCACCGCTTCTACCTGATCGGCATCGGCAAGGATAAGGAAGTCGCCGACAACAGCACCCGCGAAGGCCGCGCCAAGAATCGTCGCGTAGACATTCGCCTGCTCTCGAACACCGGCGCCAGGACAACGGACGCCTCTGCACCCGTAGGCGCCCAGGGCAGCCTCTAAGCTCAACCCCAACCAACCGGCAATACTGAATCAATACTCAACGATGCAATCCTGAACGACTTAAGGCCCTTCCTAAGAAGGGCCTTTTTTTTCGAATAGAAATTCCTTAAACGGAAGCCATCCCTAAACGGAAGCCGTTTTGATGTGCTCTGCCCGTACATCGTTCGCCGTAAAGAGTGCGAGGAATGGAGCATCGCCCGCAGCCGCCTCTACCGCAGGCCGTCCGCCTGCCTCCTGCCGCTCTACCAGGCAAACCACCGCCGCCACAACCATGCCGGCATCTTTGGCTGCCTGAATTGCATTGATTGTCGAAGCGCCAGTCGTGCAGACATCATCCACAATCACCACGCGCGCACCTTCGCGAAGAAATCCCTCAATCCGGCGTCCAGTTCCATGCGCCTTCTCTGCCTTGCGCACCAGGAATCCATGCACCAGCGGATACTCCGGATCGACCTGGGCATTCCACGCACTCGCCGTGGCAACGTTCGAAACAATCGGGTCAGCTCCCATCGTCAATCCGCCAACCGCGTCGGCATCGATACCGTGCTCGTCCAGCAACTCCAATACGGCATGGCCCGTAAGCCGTCCGCCCTCGGCATGGAGAGTCGTCGTCCGGCAATCGATGTAGTAGTCGCTCGTTCCACCGGAAGAAAGCGTAAACTGCCCCAGCCGAAAGCTGATCCTGGACAGCAGCGTAAGCAATTGCGATTTGTACGTAGAATTATTCATCGACCTAAGTCTACCAAGCCGGGTCTCCCAAGCCGTGTGGGCATCGGAGATGTTGGTTTGTTTAGCCAGATCAACGTCACACAGTGTATTTTCCTTGCATGATGCGTATTCAGCTTTCGCGACTCCTTACGTCCGCGGCTCTGCTCGCCGTAGCCGCTTCCGCTTTGGCACAAACCACGACACCCGCTCCCAAGCCTGAAGATACGGAGATATGGGAGCCCGTCCCCAAGGTTGTCACCGCAACTCCAAACTTCACACCGCCCCCGTCCGATGCCATCATTCTCTTCGATGGCAAGAACGAAGACGAGTGGGTATCGAATAAGGACAAATCGCCAGCGCAATGGGTCGTTGCCAACAACGTTCTGACCGTAAGCAAGTCCCAGGGAAACATCGAGACCAAGCGCAGTTTCAAGAACTATCAGCTTCATCTCGAATGGAAAGTCCCGGCCAGCATCACCGGTTCCGGTCAGGCACGCGGCAACAGCGGCGTATTTCTGGCCTCTACCGGATCGGGCGATGCCGGTTATGAGTTGCAGGTTCTCGATTCGTATAACAACAAAACCTACGTGAACGGCATGGCGGGCAGCATGTATAAGCAGGCCATTCCGCTGGCAAATCCCGGTCGCAAACCCGGCGAGTGGCAGAGCTACGACGTAATGTGGACAGCGCCGACATTCAACGAAGACGGTTCGGTGAAAACTCCGGCCTATGTCACTGTGCTCTTCAACGGCGTCCTGGTGGAGAACCATTTCGAGTTGAAAGGCGAGACGCTCTACATAGGCAAGCCGTTCTACAAGAAGTATGACGCAGCTCCGATCAAGCTTCAGGCACACGGCGACAAAAGCGAACCAATGAGCTTCCGCAATATCTGGGTAAGGGAACTGAACTAAGAATTCCACGCAGACAATTCCACACCGAGCAATTCCACACCGAGCAATTCCACATTGCAAAAGATGCTCAAAAGCGAGAGGCCAGCAGGGAAGAATCCCGCTGGCCTCTCGCTTCGTTAGCGCTTTGGTTTCTTTGTTAAAGAGCTTAGTTGTTGAAGGGCGTAAGATTCATCGGCTCGGTAAGGGTAAATAGCAGCACGGAACCCGGCTCCAGCGTAGCCTGCGGATGATCCACCATCAGATGCGTTGTCACGATGCCTGCGCCAACCAGGCTGCCCGTCAGTGCTCCGACCGGCCCTCCAAGCACAGCACCGGTAATTGCACCGGCTCCTACAACCGAGCCGTATTCGATGCCATCCTTCTTTGCCCGCGAACCAGGATTGATGCTTCCTTCGCCGCCAATCCTCGTCTTCGATCCTGGAGTACCCGTTGTCTCCGCATGCAGCGCATATCGCGAACCATCGGGCAGAATCACGGCCTCCGGCCTCAGACGAAAGCTGCCGTGTCCGCCAAAGTGGCCAGCCGAAACGGCAGTCACGCGGCCCTCAATTCCGGAGCCAGCAGGAATCAGCACCCTGCCATTCTGCAGAACATCACTCGCAACCTGACCGTGGAACGGTTCGCCCTTTTCGCTCTCCGTGCTTGAAAGCCGTTCACTCAATCGCACACGAATCGTTGCACCTTCCATCAACTGCCCCGGCCCAGCCGGTTGCGGATGCACAATATCTCCATCCGGATCGGCAATCTGCTGGCGCTCCATCAACGGCTGCGGTGTGGGATAGGACGAGTAAGCCGAACCCGAATAGGTCTGCCTGGCATTCCCTGCATCCGGAGCGGCCTGCTGCATCGGTGGCGGCGGAGCAGGCTGGGCTACAACAGCCGCCGAAGGCTTGGCATCCGGAGTCGTCTCAACTACGTCCTGGGGCGGCTGGGACACGCCCTGATACGTGCTCGGCTGGCTCGTCTGCTGTTGTGCCATTGCGGCACTCGCCAGAGTCAGCGACGCGGAAGCAATCATGGTCAAAGCTAGCTTTTGCTTATGCATAGCGAAATTCTCCTTCAAAAGAGGGTGCAGCAAAAAGGCGGTGCAGCAAGAAATCAACCGACAAGGCTCCGGTCAACTTAGGAAGACACGTTATGAAGACACGAACGATGTCGCGAAGTTGTCTCCAGAGCGCAGAAACGGCATTCCGGCACCTTATCCATCTTCTACGGTAGTCCTTTTTCATGCAGGCCGCAGAATTGATTTCACCCGTTCGATGAATCCGTGTACCGCCCGGTGCACGAATCAGGATAGGCACTCCCGCGCAGGAAATCGCCTTCGCGCATGGCGCATCCTCAACAGCTCCTTCATCAGGGTGCGCGCTCTCGTTTGTTAGAATGACCTCGGTATCTGCAATAAACAACGCATACAACAAATAAGGGGAGGACGCACATGGCCGAGCTTTTGACCACGATCCAGAGCACTTTCGGCAAGGCCGTCAACGTCGATCGTCGCCCCAAACTAAACGACCGCCTGCAACACCGCATCGCGAGGACTGATATGACTGAAATTGCAGCAATTCGCGCCCGTGAAATTCTCGATTCGCGCGGCAATCCTACTGTAGAAGCAGACGTTATTCTTGAATCCGGCGCTCTCGGCCGCGCAGCAGTTCCCTCGGGAGCCTCCACCGGCGAACATGAAGCCGTGGAACTCCGCGATGGAGACAAGAGCCATTACCTGGGCAAGGGCGTATTACAAGCTGTTGAAAATGTAGAAACCATCATTGCCCCCGAACTCGAAGGCTTTGACGCCAGCAACCAGCGCCTTCTTGACTTCACGATGATCGCGCTCGATGGCACCCCGAACAAATCCAAGCTCGGCGCCAACGCCATTCTTGCTGTTTCCATGGCCGCCAGCCGCGCCGTTGCCCAGACTCTCGAAATCCCGCTCTACCGCTATCTCGGCGGCGCCAACGCCTGCATCCTGCCCACACCGATGATGAACATCCTCAACGGCGGCGCGCACGCAGACAGCAATGTAGACTTTCAGGAATTCATGGTTATGCCGGTTGGCGCAGAGCGTTTCTCTGACGCACTTCGCTGGGGCACCGAGGTCTTCCACACCCTCAAAGGCGTGCTGAAGAAGAAGGGCTACAACACCGCAGTTGGCGATGAAGGCGGATTCGCTCCTTCACTCACCTCCAACTCCGAGGCCATCGAACTCATTCTCGAAGCCATCCACCTCGCAGGCTACAAGCCCGGCGAACAGATCGCCATCGCTCTCGATCCGGCCGCGAGCGAGTTCTACGACAAAGACAAGAAGAAGTACGTCTTCAAGAAGAGTGACAAGCGCGAACTCACCAGCGAGCAGATGGCCAGCTTCTGGGATGATTGGTCCCGCCAATACCCCATCGTCAGCATTGAAGACGGCCTGGCCGAAGACGATTGGGAAGGCTGGCGCTCACTCACCGAAAAGGCAGGCGGCCGCATCCAGCTCGTCGGAGACGATCTTTTCGTCACCAACGTGCAGCGTCTGCAGCAGGGCATCGATGAAGGCGTAGCCAACTCGATCCTGATCAAGGTCAACCAGATCGGCACCGTAACCGAGACCTTCGAAGCGATTGAACTTGGCCGCCGCTACGGCTATACCAGCATCATTTCGCATCGCAGCGGCGAAACCGAAGACACCTTCATCGCCGACCTCGCAGTCGCCACCGGAGCAGGCCAGATCAAGACCGGCTCAGCCTCGCGCACCGACCGCATCGCCAAGTACAACCAGCTTCTTCGCATTGAAGAAGAGCTGGGTCAGGGCGCAAACTTCCTCGGCATCGAAAGCATCAACTACAACGTATAACTTCGTGTTGAGCAACTGCGCGTGCCCCATGTCTCGCGTCCGAGGCATGGGAATGCATCAACCGAAACGAATCTTCGGGTGCCCATCCTTGACGCAGTTCATCGCGACAAGGATGGGTAACAAGTTCTGCAGCCGAATCAAAATGCGTTGTTATGCAAAGCAAAGTATCTGTTTTTGCCTGTGCATTTTTGCCCTTGCATTCCTTGCTCTTGCATTTTTGTCTGTCATTCCCGAAGGGAATCTGCTTTTGTCTTTTGCCCTTCCGGTCGCTGCCATTTAGACATTCAAGCTGCAATCGTCAGCTTCCCCAAAATCGTTGAGAGGTCCTACCGTGTCCATCCCTCGCCGCCCCTTAGTTCTGACCATCCTCGACGGATGGGGCTACTCGCCAAAGACCGCGAACAACGCCATCGCCCTCGCTCGCAAGCCCACCTATGACAAGCTCCTCGCGGAGTACCCTAACACCCTCATCCGCGCCAGCGAGCACTTCGTCGGCCTGCCGGATGGACAGATGGGCAACAGCGAAGTGGGCCATCTGAATCTGGGTGCGGGCCGTGTCGTCAAGATGGACATCACACGCATCGACTCCCTCATCGCCACCGATGAATTCACGAACTTTCCGGCTATCGCCAAGGCCATGCAGCGCGCCCGCGAAAACGATCGCCAGCTTCATCTCATCGGTCTGCTCTCAGATGGTGGAGTTCACGCTCACCAGGAGCATCTCTACGCACTGCTGCGTGCAGCCAAGGCCCACGGAGTAACTCGCGTCTTCGTCCATGCTTTCCTCGACGGCCGCGACACACTGCCGACCTCAGGAGCAGCCTATATCGCCAAACTCCAGCAGAAGATGACCGAGTATGGCATTGGCAAACTTGCCTCCGTCAGCGGTCGCTATTTCGCCATGGATCGCGATAAGAAGTGGGATCGCGAACTCAAGGCATTCACCGCTATGGTTGCAGGCAAAGCCGAGGGTGGAACAACCAGCGATCCCGTCGCTTATGTGCGCGAACAATACAACAAGAACATCACCGACGAATTCACGATTCCCTTCGTCGTCACCGATGAATCCGGCAAGCCGAACGGCGTCATTCGCGATGAAGATGTAGTTATCAACTTCAACTACCGTGCCGACCGCGCGCGCCAGATTACACGCGTCCTCACTCGCGAAAGCGGCCTCAATCAAGCAGGCGGCCGCAACCTCGACGCATGGGAATCGCTCGATGAAATCATTCCTCGCAGCGATATTCCCAAGAAGCTTTACTACCTCTGCATGACGCAGTACGACAAGAACTACAGCCTGCCGCTCGTGATCCTGCCCGAGTCGATGGACAACCTGTTAGCCAACGTCCTTGGCAATGCTCAGCTTCGCAACCTGCGCGTAGCCGAGACAGAGAAGTATGCTCACGTGACTTACTTCTTCAACGGCGGCATAGAAACTCCATTCCCCGGTGAAGATAGAACACTTATCCAATCCAAGAAAGTAGCGACTTACGACCTAGCCCCTGAGATGTCCGCCGAAGGCATTGGCGACACCATCGTAAACGCTATCAACGACACGGCATTCGATCTCATTATCGCCAACTTCGCGAACGCGGATATGGTTGGCCACAGCGGC
Coding sequences within:
- a CDS encoding PP2C family protein-serine/threonine phosphatase, which encodes MTVPVWLMLACLLTSHAFAQSSSAKTTVLTDSNQNSITVSTREQMTVPAAIHGAIKLDGPWRFHTGDDPGWADPSFDDSSWEKINLTSSLAEQGIDSYYGYGWYRLRIRPVPIPDSGQIALSLLVMPFGVGQSEVFINNVHQASTRGMSESPKMYLSPPYGVQLTQVAPDGTIVIAIRTWASVPVTHGLLDRVEIGDTQSIVEEITSERAHEWDQHVLAAVLVSFLFLCVAALGATLYLAQRNHSEYLWLSLLCLSVAIMGAIDFLYAAAFVSLPAFNILDLWAGRIFMAVTLEFVLRFTASEYRRLVRGVQIAVLLLPFIAWIPVPLVYTYLSFAARFVFCALVVALLFRAWRRGRLEAGVMLLPFILAATADSTDTVLDYAASQHWLSERFASHRFHFGPIEFSTSTVAYLVFLGSLIAVILYRFVHVSQEEQRTAAEIEAARSVQALLIPTRLPSSKSFSLDSAYLPINGVGGDFFQVLPLQDDSILLVVGDVSGKGLQAAMSASSLVGALRNELAHDPAVVLSHLNQVMLGNPTVESANSVASFATCLCARVYPSGKMVIANAGHLSPYRDGREMELAPDLPLGVIANITYEEATFQLKPGDRLIFLSDGVVEATNPQGELFGFERTQQVSHEAARYIAQIAQRFGQTDDITVVSLYFVPNAAHRVEHEAVAVH
- the uvrC gene encoding excinuclease ABC subunit UvrC; this encodes MDFYEKIRTLPTQPGVYLYKNAAGEVIYVGKARNLRSRVKSYLLATNQANAKTGRLMREAVDLDYILVANEMEALALENNLIKQRKPRFNILLRDDKTYPYVKLTLGDRYPKVFVTRRLRKDGSAYYGPYFPGNLAYRVVDLIHRSFLIPSCKVDLSRYHPRACLQYYIHRCLGPCVQDFTTPETYAGAVKDTQLFLEGKSAELERSLTGRMMAAAEAEQFERAARYRDLISTVHQLEEKQRIATTDSDDADVFGYHFENGCIAANLFHIRSGKIVDRREFFWEELPEFLTSAVVEESAGDDVSPEKIQEDAAEVEAPVFHAGQFFSALLKQLYIDQSYVPRSILVPVDFDDRESLCTLLTERTGHRIELAVPQRGDKRSLIDLAGQNAKQSYTQRFRVLEPSRKVIQEALADALMLPELPKRIECFDISHIQGAETVASLVVWEDGAMKKSDYRKFQIKTVSGVDDFASMREVVHRRYKRLKEEGKPMPSLILIDGGLGQLHSAGDALEELGYTTQPLASIAKREEVIYVYGNEDDPVVLDRRSPVLHLVQLIRDESHRFAIGYHRKRREMRDRDSELLAIPGVGQLMRQRLLTHFGSLRDVQQATAESLAAVVPRKTADAIWNHFHPAEAGAAGLIVLK
- a CDS encoding OmpA family protein, which encodes MTMQKMSVSLSVSVMAIALAGVTGCATKNYVKNQTAPIIDQTNQLNDKTAQNNRDIKSTDERATAGIAKAQGAADSATQNAQGAQKSAGDAENAANDAVHRADSLASVVAGLDNYQAIGNVSVTFGFDKAALTKDDKAQLDTFAATLATAKSYIVEVTGGTDSTGNADYNYALSQRRADAVVQYIASKYSIPAHRFYLIGIGKDKEVADNSTREGRAKNRRVDIRLLSNTGARTTDASAPVGAQGSL
- the pyrE gene encoding orotate phosphoribosyltransferase, translated to MNNSTYKSQLLTLLSRISFRLGQFTLSSGGTSDYYIDCRTTTLHAEGGRLTGHAVLELLDEHGIDADAVGGLTMGADPIVSNVATASAWNAQVDPEYPLVHGFLVRKAEKAHGTGRRIEGFLREGARVVIVDDVCTTGASTINAIQAAKDAGMVVAAVVCLVERQEAGGRPAVEAAAGDAPFLALFTANDVRAEHIKTASV
- a CDS encoding 3-keto-disaccharide hydrolase, with the translated sequence MMRIQLSRLLTSAALLAVAASALAQTTTPAPKPEDTEIWEPVPKVVTATPNFTPPPSDAIILFDGKNEDEWVSNKDKSPAQWVVANNVLTVSKSQGNIETKRSFKNYQLHLEWKVPASITGSGQARGNSGVFLASTGSGDAGYELQVLDSYNNKTYVNGMAGSMYKQAIPLANPGRKPGEWQSYDVMWTAPTFNEDGSVKTPAYVTVLFNGVLVENHFELKGETLYIGKPFYKKYDAAPIKLQAHGDKSEPMSFRNIWVRELN
- a CDS encoding DUF456 domain-containing protein, translated to MHKQKLALTMIASASLTLASAAMAQQQTSQPSTYQGVSQPPQDVVETTPDAKPSAAVVAQPAPPPPMQQAAPDAGNARQTYSGSAYSSYPTPQPLMERQQIADPDGDIVHPQPAGPGQLMEGATIRVRLSERLSSTESEKGEPFHGQVASDVLQNGRVLIPAGSGIEGRVTAVSAGHFGGHGSFRLRPEAVILPDGSRYALHAETTGTPGSKTRIGGEGSINPGSRAKKDGIEYGSVVGAGAITGAVLGGPVGALTGSLVGAGIVTTHLMVDHPQATLEPGSVLLFTLTEPMNLTPFNN
- the eno gene encoding phosphopyruvate hydratase, producing the protein MTEIAAIRAREILDSRGNPTVEADVILESGALGRAAVPSGASTGEHEAVELRDGDKSHYLGKGVLQAVENVETIIAPELEGFDASNQRLLDFTMIALDGTPNKSKLGANAILAVSMAASRAVAQTLEIPLYRYLGGANACILPTPMMNILNGGAHADSNVDFQEFMVMPVGAERFSDALRWGTEVFHTLKGVLKKKGYNTAVGDEGGFAPSLTSNSEAIELILEAIHLAGYKPGEQIAIALDPAASEFYDKDKKKYVFKKSDKRELTSEQMASFWDDWSRQYPIVSIEDGLAEDDWEGWRSLTEKAGGRIQLVGDDLFVTNVQRLQQGIDEGVANSILIKVNQIGTVTETFEAIELGRRYGYTSIISHRSGETEDTFIADLAVATGAGQIKTGSASRTDRIAKYNQLLRIEEELGQGANFLGIESINYNV
- the gpmI gene encoding 2,3-bisphosphoglycerate-independent phosphoglycerate mutase, coding for MSIPRRPLVLTILDGWGYSPKTANNAIALARKPTYDKLLAEYPNTLIRASEHFVGLPDGQMGNSEVGHLNLGAGRVVKMDITRIDSLIATDEFTNFPAIAKAMQRARENDRQLHLIGLLSDGGVHAHQEHLYALLRAAKAHGVTRVFVHAFLDGRDTLPTSGAAYIAKLQQKMTEYGIGKLASVSGRYFAMDRDKKWDRELKAFTAMVAGKAEGGTTSDPVAYVREQYNKNITDEFTIPFVVTDESGKPNGVIRDEDVVINFNYRADRARQITRVLTRESGLNQAGGRNLDAWESLDEIIPRSDIPKKLYYLCMTQYDKNYSLPLVILPESMDNLLANVLGNAQLRNLRVAETEKYAHVTYFFNGGIETPFPGEDRTLIQSKKVATYDLAPEMSAEGIGDTIVNAINDTAFDLIIANFANADMVGHSGQLEPTIKAVEYVDAQLTRIYKALREKGGSWLITADHGNAEQMVDPGTGGPHTAHTTNPVPMIYVGEDANKYTLRPDGSLRDISPTLINLLNLHLPNEMTGGDLRVPIAAL